The DNA region CGAAGGTCATCGATGCGGCCGGCAAGACCGTCATGGCGGGGGGTGTTGATATTCATGCCCACGTTGCCGGACCGAAGGTTAATGTCGGCCGGAACTTTCGCCCCGAGGACAAACTCTTCACCTACAAACCGAGGAGCGGAGTCGAGCGGATGCAGGGTGGATTCTCTGTCCCGACAACCATCCGGACAGGCTACAACTACGCCCGCATGGGTTACACGACCGTGATGGAGGCGGCCATGCCGCCTCTATATGCGCGGCACACCCATGAGGAGATCAGGGACACCCCGATCCTCGACCAGGGTGCCTACCCGGTCTTTGGGAACAACTGGTTTGTGCTCGAGTACCTCAAGAACCACGAGATCGAGAACACCGCCGCCTACGTTGCCTGGCTTCTGCGGGCCACAAAGGGCTACGCGGTCAAGGTAGTCAACCCGGGCGGCACCGAGGCCTGGGGCTGGGGTCTGAACTGTGAGAACGTTCATGACCCGGTTCCCTACTTCGACATCACCCCGGCGCAGATCGTGAAGGGGCTCATAGAAGCAAACGAGTATCTCGGTCTCCCGCACTCGATGCATATTCACGCAAACAACCTTGGGAATCCAGGCAACTACACGACGACGCTTGATACGTTCAGGCTCTCGGAGGGCATCAAGCCCAGGAGCAAGTTCGGTCGCGATCAGGTGATGCACCACACCCACGTTCAGTTCCACTCCTATGGCGGCGACTCCTGGGGGAACTTTGAGTCCAAGGCACCTGAGGTCATCGATTACGTGAACTCGCACGACAACATCACCATCGACCTGGGTGCTGTGACTCTCGATGAGACCACCACCATGACCGCAGATGGGCCGTTCGAGCATCACCTCACCGAGCTGAACCACTTAAAATGGGCGAACACCGATGTCGAACTCGAGACCGGTTCGGGGGTCGTGCCCTACGTCTACAGCCCGAACATCAAGGTCTGCGCCATCCAGTGGTGTATAGGCCTTGAACTTGCGCTGCTCGCCAAAGATCCCATGCGGGTCTTCCTTTCCACCGATCACCCGAACGCAGGGCCGTTCACCCGCTACCCGCGGATCATGAAGTGGCTCATGAGTGAGGAGGCGCGCAGACAGCAGATTGACTCCTTCAAGCACAGGGACAAGGTCATCGAGGCGACCAACCTCGCCGGGATCGATCGCGAACTCGATCTCTATGAGATCGCGCAGATGACCCGGGCCGGACCTGCAAAGGCGCTCGGGCTGTCGCAGATCTACGGCGGGCTTGCCCCGGGTCTCGATGCGGATGTTGCGGTCTACGACTTCAACCCCAGCGAGCCCTATGCGCCGGATGATATCGAGAAAGCGTTCTCCAGTGCGGAGCACCTCTTCAAGACCGGTGTCCAGGTCATCCGTGACCGTGAGATCGTGAGCAACGGGAACAAGCGGACGCTCTGGGTGAACGCGAAGGTGAACGAGAACCCGCAGGTGATGCGGGACGTCAGGGAGAAGTTCCTCCGCTACTACACCGTCACGCTGAACAATTACGAGGTTTCGGGACACCACTACATTCCGAATCCCTACGTGATCGAGGTTGACGCCACACAGTGAGGTGAGAAGAAGCATGGAAACCGTTACACTCACCATGAAGAAACAGCCCGATCTCTACCTCGAGGCGGACAACATCACCCCGGATGCGTTTGCAGGGAAGAAGGCAGAGGAGATCGCTGATCTCCACGTCTACGTGGGTCGCGAGCAGCACCGGCTCGGGGACTTCTTTGAAGTCTCCGGCAAGGCGGGGTCGACGCCTGAGACGACAAAGATCGTCGTCAACGGTGATCTTTCACGGGTCAAGTACATCGGCATGAAGATGACCGGAGGCGAGATCGTCGTCAACGGCAACGCCGACATGTACGTAGGGGCCTGGATGCAGGGCGGCAGGATCACGGTAAACGGGAACGTTGATGCCTTTGCCGGAACCGGCATGAAGGGTGGAGAACTCGTAATCAACGGCAACGCCGGGAACTACCTTGGCGCCGCATACCGTGGTGACTGGCGCGGCATGTCCGGCGGGAAGATCATTGTTGCGGGTAATGCTGGAAGTGATATCGGCACCTTCATGACCGGCGGTGAGATCACCATCGGTGGAGATGTCGATGTCCACGTGGCGACCCATGCCGAGGGCGGCAGGATCGTCATCAAGGGCAATGCAAAGAGCCGTCTTGGTGGTCAGATGGTGGAAGGCGAGATCTA from Methanoculleus receptaculi includes:
- a CDS encoding formylmethanofuran dehydrogenase subunit A, which encodes MAEYLIKNGFVFDPVLGIKGDVVDIAIKDGKIVETTEVKDPKVIDAAGKTVMAGGVDIHAHVAGPKVNVGRNFRPEDKLFTYKPRSGVERMQGGFSVPTTIRTGYNYARMGYTTVMEAAMPPLYARHTHEEIRDTPILDQGAYPVFGNNWFVLEYLKNHEIENTAAYVAWLLRATKGYAVKVVNPGGTEAWGWGLNCENVHDPVPYFDITPAQIVKGLIEANEYLGLPHSMHIHANNLGNPGNYTTTLDTFRLSEGIKPRSKFGRDQVMHHTHVQFHSYGGDSWGNFESKAPEVIDYVNSHDNITIDLGAVTLDETTTMTADGPFEHHLTELNHLKWANTDVELETGSGVVPYVYSPNIKVCAIQWCIGLELALLAKDPMRVFLSTDHPNAGPFTRYPRIMKWLMSEEARRQQIDSFKHRDKVIEATNLAGIDRELDLYEIAQMTRAGPAKALGLSQIYGGLAPGLDADVAVYDFNPSEPYAPDDIEKAFSSAEHLFKTGVQVIRDREIVSNGNKRTLWVNAKVNENPQVMRDVREKFLRYYTVTLNNYEVSGHHYIPNPYVIEVDATQ
- a CDS encoding formylmethanofuran dehydrogenase subunit C; the encoded protein is METVTLTMKKQPDLYLEADNITPDAFAGKKAEEIADLHVYVGREQHRLGDFFEVSGKAGSTPETTKIVVNGDLSRVKYIGMKMTGGEIVVNGNADMYVGAWMQGGRITVNGNVDAFAGTGMKGGELVINGNAGNYLGAAYRGDWRGMSGGKIIVAGNAGSDIGTFMTGGEITIGGDVDVHVATHAEGGRIVIKGNAKSRLGGQMVEGEIYVFGTIDVMMPGFAYRQDVDIDMDGIKGRFALYEGDLGERHRKRKGQMIYGKIYQRIEA